GCATCAATAGCAATACGAGTATTACCATCCGTACCATTTTTAAAGCCCACAGGACAAGAAAGTGCAGATGCCATTTCACGATGAACCTGACTCTCTGTAGTTCTTGCGCCGATAGCACCCCAACTAATTAAGTCAGCAATATACTGACCAGTTACCATATCAAGAAACTCGGTTGCAGTTGGTAAACCTAATGTATTTATCTCAATTAATAATTTTCTTGCAAGGCGGATACCTTCATTTACATTGCAAGAATTATCAAGATAAGGATCAGAGATTAAACCTTTCCAACCAATAACCGTACGCGGTTTTTCAAAGTAGGTTCTCATGACAATTTCTAAGCGGTCATGATAGCGTTCTTTTTGTTGGTTAAGTTTCGTGGCGTATTCTTTGGCTGCTTTGGGGTCATGAATAGAACAAGGACCCACAATCACTAAAAGCCGCTTGTCTTCACCAGTGAGGATAGCTTCAATTCGTTTACGTGCTGATGTGATATTTTGGATTATCTCATCAGAAATGGGGAACTCTTTTGCTAAGGTTTCTGGTGTCACCAGACTGTCTAAAGCCTTAGTCCGTAGTTCGTCTGTCTTTAACATAATTCATCTCAATAAATATACAGGGTAAGTCTACCCAGTGATTAAGATCACAATAAACGAAATTCAGCTAATTTCAACAGCGTTATTAGAGAAAAACCAATAAAAAAATATGGTTAAGACTTAGAACATTCTTCTCGCTAATCCCATAGAATCAATTACCTTAGTTGAAATTTCTTCAACAGAATAATTTGTGGTATTGAGATAAGGAATATTGTTTTTTCTAAAAAGGGCTTCGACTTCGGCTAATTCGATTCTACATTGGCGAATTGATGCA
This portion of the Proteus vulgaris genome encodes:
- a CDS encoding 3-deoxy-7-phosphoheptulonate synthase, which translates into the protein MLKTDELRTKALDSLVTPETLAKEFPISDEIIQNITSARKRIEAILTGEDKRLLVIVGPCSIHDPKAAKEYATKLNQQKERYHDRLEIVMRTYFEKPRTVIGWKGLISDPYLDNSCNVNEGIRLARKLLIEINTLGLPTATEFLDMVTGQYIADLISWGAIGARTTESQVHREMASALSCPVGFKNGTDGNTRIAIDAIRASRVGHTFLSPDKNGRMTIYQTSGNPYGHIIMRGGKKPNYHASDIADAIDALKQVDLPEHLIIDFSHGNCEKIHRRQLEVARNVSQQIKDGSQAIVGVMAESFLQEGSQKVLPEKPLVYGQSITDPCLSWNDTEQLLELLAQAVESRF